One window from the genome of Crassostrea angulata isolate pt1a10 chromosome 2, ASM2561291v2, whole genome shotgun sequence encodes:
- the LOC128171504 gene encoding ankyrin repeat domain-containing protein 50-like isoform X1: MAEERMPTDLLFVTVTYTVVLFCDCRTLDGYAFPVFITEVCPRNLTDWQERSSALNCNKTNAYMCVPNENITELLEFCYSLPQIRIVKGLCMFLYKHHSILDAYECSHFTEGCPDTNYRSQDVHIYQSCVSIANGCFLADPTCNRTTTVYPLANSTTITANTQTLDSAHQESADWAWMVTLSGVTAILFIALCILSLRIIIIESNKKEKLIKTESKNNDGLKNRRTEKRVFSSLRVAFDKGKGDEVHHCVIEQGAINDAIDQDGSDKPTIACNNRNERNEIHFLKNDSDLNLRRENEDTPFFTACALGNESIVQLLLKNGADINLCKNDGASALFLACQNGHDNVVQLLLENGAHVNLCMDNSTSPLCVASYNGHVSTVKLLLTNGADINLCKNDGASALFLGCQNGHDNVVQLLLENGANANLCMDNSTSPLCVASYNGHVSTVKLLLTNGADINSCKNDGASALFLGCQNGHDNVVQLLLENGADINLSMNNGSSPLSVACHNGHDSTVQLLLANCSDVN, translated from the exons atggcCGAAGAAAGAATGCCAACTGATTTGCTTTTTGTGACAGTGACATATACAGTTGTCCTTTTTTGCGATTGC AGAACCTTGGACGGATATGCCTTTCCGGTCTTTATAACAGAGGTCTGTCCTAGAAACCTGACAGATTGGCAGGAGAGATCGTCCGCCCTCAACTGTAACAAGACTAATGCCTACATGTGTGTTCCGAATGAAAACATCACGGAACTCTTGGAGTTCTGTTACAGTCTGCCTCAAATACGGATTGTGAAAG gtTTATGTATGTTTTTATACAAACATCATTCTATTCTCGATGCCTATGAATGCAGCCATTTTACTGAAGGATGTCCCGATACTAATTACCGAAGTCAGGACGTTCATATAT atcAGAGTTGTGTGTCCATTGCAAATGGATGTTTTCTTGCTGATCCAACCTGTAACAG AACCACAACGGTATACCCTTTAGCTAACAGTACAACCATAACAGCGAACACCCAAACATTAGACAGTGCACATCAAGAAAGTGCTGACTGGGCGTGGATGGTAACACTATCAGGAGTAACAGCTATTTTATTCATAGCTCTCTGCATTCTTAGTCTTAGAATTATTA taattgAATCCAACAAAAAAGAGAAATTAATAAAGACAGAGAGCAAAAATAATGATGGTTTGAAGAACAGGAGAACAGAAAAGCGTGTATTTTCTTCTCTTAGAGTTGCATTTGACAAAGGAAAAGGCGATGAAGTACATCATTGTGTAATAGAACAGGGTGCGATAAATGATGCAATTGACCAAGATGGATCTGACAAACCCACTATAGCCTGTAACAACAGAAATGAGAGAAATGAAATTCATTTCCTGAAAAATGATTCAGACTTAAATTTACGTAGAGAAAATGAAGACACTCCTTTTTTTACAGCTTGTGCATTAGGTAATGAAAGCATTGTGCAACTTTTACTGAAAAATGGTGCAGatataaatttatgtaaaaatgacggAGCAAGTGCTCTATTTTTAGcgtgtcaaaacggacatgataatGTAGTGCAGCTTTTACTGGAAAATGGTGCACATGTTAATCTTTGTATGGATAACAGCACCAGTCCTCTCTGTGTAGCTAGTTATAATGGTCATGTCAGCACTGTGAAACTTTTATTGACAAATGGTGCAGATATAAATTTATGCAAAAATGACGGAGCAAGTGCTCTTTTTTTAGggtgtcaaaacggacatgataatGTTGTTCAGCTTTTACTGGAAAATGGTGCAAATGCTAATCTTTGTATGGATAACAGCACCAGTCCTCTCTGTGTAGCTAGTTATAATGGTCATGTCAGCACTGTGAAACTTTTATTGACAAATGGTGCAGATATAAATTCATGCAAAAATGACGGAGCAAGTGCTCTTTTTTTAGGGTGTCAAAACGGACACGATAACGTTGTGCAGCTTTTGCTGGAAAATGGTGCCGATATTAACTTATCTATGAATAATGGTAGCAGTCCTCTCTCTGTAGCTTGTCACAATGGTCATGACAGCACAGTGCAACTTTTATTAGCAAATTGTTCAGATGTAAATTAA
- the LOC128171504 gene encoding uncharacterized protein LOC128171504 isoform X3: protein MAEERMPTDLLFVTVTYTVVLFCDCRTLDGYAFPVFITEVCPRNLTDWQERSSALNCNKTNAYMCVPNENITELLEFCYSLPQIRIVKGLCMFLYKHHSILDAYECSHFTEGCPDTNYRSQDVHIYQSCVSIANGCFLADPTCNRTTTVYPLANSTTITANTQTLDSAHQESADWAWMVTLSGVTAILFIALCILSLRIIKFASKKEIFFIFN, encoded by the exons atggcCGAAGAAAGAATGCCAACTGATTTGCTTTTTGTGACAGTGACATATACAGTTGTCCTTTTTTGCGATTGC AGAACCTTGGACGGATATGCCTTTCCGGTCTTTATAACAGAGGTCTGTCCTAGAAACCTGACAGATTGGCAGGAGAGATCGTCCGCCCTCAACTGTAACAAGACTAATGCCTACATGTGTGTTCCGAATGAAAACATCACGGAACTCTTGGAGTTCTGTTACAGTCTGCCTCAAATACGGATTGTGAAAG gtTTATGTATGTTTTTATACAAACATCATTCTATTCTCGATGCCTATGAATGCAGCCATTTTACTGAAGGATGTCCCGATACTAATTACCGAAGTCAGGACGTTCATATAT atcAGAGTTGTGTGTCCATTGCAAATGGATGTTTTCTTGCTGATCCAACCTGTAACAG AACCACAACGGTATACCCTTTAGCTAACAGTACAACCATAACAGCGAACACCCAAACATTAGACAGTGCACATCAAGAAAGTGCTGACTGGGCGTGGATGGTAACACTATCAGGAGTAACAGCTATTTTATTCATAGCTCTCTGCATTCTTAGTCTTAGAATTATTA aatttgcaagtaaaaaagaaatttttttcatcttcaaTTGA
- the LOC128171504 gene encoding ankyrin repeat domain-containing protein 29-like isoform X2 codes for MCVPNENITELLEFCYSLPQIRIVKGLCMFLYKHHSILDAYECSHFTEGCPDTNYRSQDVHIYQSCVSIANGCFLADPTCNRTTTVYPLANSTTITANTQTLDSAHQESADWAWMVTLSGVTAILFIALCILSLRIIIIESNKKEKLIKTESKNNDGLKNRRTEKRVFSSLRVAFDKGKGDEVHHCVIEQGAINDAIDQDGSDKPTIACNNRNERNEIHFLKNDSDLNLRRENEDTPFFTACALGNESIVQLLLKNGADINLCKNDGASALFLACQNGHDNVVQLLLENGAHVNLCMDNSTSPLCVASYNGHVSTVKLLLTNGADINLCKNDGASALFLGCQNGHDNVVQLLLENGANANLCMDNSTSPLCVASYNGHVSTVKLLLTNGADINSCKNDGASALFLGCQNGHDNVVQLLLENGADINLSMNNGSSPLSVACHNGHDSTVQLLLANCSDVN; via the exons ATGTGTGTTCCGAATGAAAACATCACGGAACTCTTGGAGTTCTGTTACAGTCTGCCTCAAATACGGATTGTGAAAG gtTTATGTATGTTTTTATACAAACATCATTCTATTCTCGATGCCTATGAATGCAGCCATTTTACTGAAGGATGTCCCGATACTAATTACCGAAGTCAGGACGTTCATATAT atcAGAGTTGTGTGTCCATTGCAAATGGATGTTTTCTTGCTGATCCAACCTGTAACAG AACCACAACGGTATACCCTTTAGCTAACAGTACAACCATAACAGCGAACACCCAAACATTAGACAGTGCACATCAAGAAAGTGCTGACTGGGCGTGGATGGTAACACTATCAGGAGTAACAGCTATTTTATTCATAGCTCTCTGCATTCTTAGTCTTAGAATTATTA taattgAATCCAACAAAAAAGAGAAATTAATAAAGACAGAGAGCAAAAATAATGATGGTTTGAAGAACAGGAGAACAGAAAAGCGTGTATTTTCTTCTCTTAGAGTTGCATTTGACAAAGGAAAAGGCGATGAAGTACATCATTGTGTAATAGAACAGGGTGCGATAAATGATGCAATTGACCAAGATGGATCTGACAAACCCACTATAGCCTGTAACAACAGAAATGAGAGAAATGAAATTCATTTCCTGAAAAATGATTCAGACTTAAATTTACGTAGAGAAAATGAAGACACTCCTTTTTTTACAGCTTGTGCATTAGGTAATGAAAGCATTGTGCAACTTTTACTGAAAAATGGTGCAGatataaatttatgtaaaaatgacggAGCAAGTGCTCTATTTTTAGcgtgtcaaaacggacatgataatGTAGTGCAGCTTTTACTGGAAAATGGTGCACATGTTAATCTTTGTATGGATAACAGCACCAGTCCTCTCTGTGTAGCTAGTTATAATGGTCATGTCAGCACTGTGAAACTTTTATTGACAAATGGTGCAGATATAAATTTATGCAAAAATGACGGAGCAAGTGCTCTTTTTTTAGggtgtcaaaacggacatgataatGTTGTTCAGCTTTTACTGGAAAATGGTGCAAATGCTAATCTTTGTATGGATAACAGCACCAGTCCTCTCTGTGTAGCTAGTTATAATGGTCATGTCAGCACTGTGAAACTTTTATTGACAAATGGTGCAGATATAAATTCATGCAAAAATGACGGAGCAAGTGCTCTTTTTTTAGGGTGTCAAAACGGACACGATAACGTTGTGCAGCTTTTGCTGGAAAATGGTGCCGATATTAACTTATCTATGAATAATGGTAGCAGTCCTCTCTCTGTAGCTTGTCACAATGGTCATGACAGCACAGTGCAACTTTTATTAGCAAATTGTTCAGATGTAAATTAA
- the LOC128174872 gene encoding ankyrin-1-like: MAEERMPTVLLLVPVAYLGVLFCDCRPLDGYAYPVYTTEVCPRNMTEWQERSFFLNCTKKNAYMCVPNENITELLEFCYSLPQIQIVKGLCMFLYKRHSTLDAYECDHFTEGCPSSNYRSQNVSIYQSCVAIANGCFVADPICNKNLTLPENEQNKEYHKHEKKFDMKGNIVQELKVNQCDMMEMTDIDSNQINETDQLNLNESETKDNASNKNTKSFVYSPLRIACSKGDDTHVKCLIEQGAGINVLDKDGYCPLSIACYNGHDTTVQLLLNKGADITLCEETGASPLHIACEKGNDRTVQVLHNNGADINLCNDIGHSPLYKACQNGHDSTVQLLLNNGVDINLCKKTGASPLYIACQNGHHSTVQLLLNNGADINICNKYGVSPLYTACQNGHDSTVNLLLNNGADINFCNKYGVSPLYIACREEHENTVQLLLENGADINLCEETGASPLYIACLSGQEVTVELLLKNGADINLCYKNGASPLHIACHKGHDSTVQLLLNKSADINLCNDSKVSPLYIACQEGYDSTYGVSPLYIACREEHENTVQLLLENGADINLCEETGASPLYIACLSGQEVTVELLLKNGADINLCYKNGASPLHIACHKGHDSTVQLLLNKSADINLCNDSKASPLYIACQEGNDSTVQLLLNNGANINLCEETGASPLYIASAKGHDSTVQLLLNKSADINLCEETRASPLFIASGKGHDSTIKFVFIILEYCFNYLIFAQPVIFFYQYVWYFLGRF, from the exons ATGGCCGAAGAAAGAATGCCAACTGTTTTGCTCTTAGTGCCAGTAGCATATTTAGGCGTCCTTTTTTGCGATTGC AGACCATTGGACGGATATGCATATCCAGTCTATACAACAGAAGTCTGTCCCAGAAATATGACAGAGTGGCAGGAGAGATCGTTCTTCCTCAACTGTACCAAGAAAAACGCCTATATGTGTGTTCCTAATGAAAACATCACGGAACTCTTGGAGTTCTGTTACTCTCTGCCTCAAATACAGATTGTGAAAG GCTTATGTATGTTTTTATACAAACGTCATTCTACTCTCGACGCCTATGAATGTGATCATTTTACTGAAGGATGCCCTAGTAGTAATTACCGAAGCCAGAACGTTAGTATTT ATCAGAGTTGTGTTGCCATTGCAAATGGATGTTTTGTTGCTGATCCAATCTGTAACAa AAATCTTACTTTACCAGAGAATGAACAAAACAAAGAGTACCATAAGCATGAGAAAAAATTCGACATGAAGGGAAATATAGTGCAGGAACTGAAAGTAAACCAATGTGATATGATGGAAATGACAGATATAGATT cGAACCAAATAAACGAAACAGATCAATTGAATCTGAACGAGAGCGAAACTAAAGATAATGCTAGTAACAAAAATACCAAAAGTTTCGTCTATTCTCCCCTGAGAATCGCATGTAGCAAAGGTGACGACACTCATGTGAAATGCTTAATAGAACAGGGTGCAGGAATTAATGTCTTGGACAAAGATGGATATTGTCCACTATCTATAGCATGTTACAATGGACATGATActactgtacaacttttacttaACAAAGGTGCGGATATCACCTTGTGTGAGGAGaccggagccagtcctctccatATAGCTTGTGAAAAAGGAAATGATAGAACTGTACAAGTTTTACATAATAATGGTGCAGATATCAATTTGTGTAATGATATTGGACACAGTCCTCTCTATAAAGcctgtcaaaacggacatgacagcactgtacaacttttactaaACAATGGCGTGGATATTAATTTATGTAAGAAGaccggagccagtcctctctatatagcctgtcaaaacggacatcatagcactgtacaacttttactgaacAATGGTGCTGATATCAATATATGTAATAAGTATGGAGTCAGTCCTCTCTATACAGCTTGTCAGAATGGACACGACAGCACTGTAAACCTTTTACTAAACAATGGTGctgatatcaatttttgtaataaGTACGGagtcagtcctctctatatTGCCTGTCGAGAGGAACATGAAAACACAGTACAACTTTTACTGGAAAATGGTGCGGATATCAATTTGTGTGAGGAGACCGGAGCCAGTCCTCTTTATATAGCTTGTTTATCCGGGCAGGAAGTTACAGTAGAACTTTTACTTAAAAATGGTGCGGATATCAATTTATGTTATAAGAACGGAGCAAGTCCTCTCCATATCGCTTGTCACAagggacatgatagcactgtgcaACTTCTACTTAACAAAAGTGCAGATATTAATTTGTGTAATGATTCCAAagtcagtcctctctatatTGCCTGTCAGGAGGGATATGacagcact TACGGagtcagtcctctctatatTGCCTGTCGAGAGGAACATGAAAACACAGTACAACTTTTACTGGAAAATGGTGCGGATATCAATTTGTGTGAGGAGACCGGAGCCAGTCCTCTTTATATAGCTTGTTTATCCGGGCAGGAAGTTACAGTAGAACTTTTACTTAAAAATGGTGCGGATATCAATTTATGTTATAAGAACGGAGCAAGTCCTCTCCATATCGCTTGTCACAagggacatgatagcactgtgcaACTTCTACTTAACAAAAGTGCAGATATTAATTTGTGTAATGATTCCAAAGCAAGTCCTCTTTATATTGCCTGTCAGGAGGGAAATGacagcactgtacaacttttacttaACAATGGTGCGAATATCAATTTGTGTGAGGAGACTGGAGCCAGTCCTCTATATATAGCTTCTGCAAagggacatgatagcactgtacaacttttacttaACAAAAGTGCGGATATCAATTTATGTGAAGAGACCagagccagtcctctctttaTAGCTTCTGGAAagggacatgatagcact